In a single window of the Dysgonomonas mossii genome:
- a CDS encoding class I SAM-dependent methyltransferase, whose protein sequence is MQLLRPQHWKDYELIDSGDYEKLERFGKYIIRRPEPQAVWRKSLPDKEWEDAADATFKKEKGKTSQDGNDKGVWVQKNGMPDQWFINYHYKEMKLRFRLGLTSFKHVGVFPEQSENWDFIYDTVRSLNVSEPKVLNLFAYTGGASIAAKSAGADVTHVDSVKQVITWSRENMDASDLHDIRWIVEDALKFCRREVKRGKKYNGIILDPPAYGRGPDGEKWILEENIAEIMSLCSQLLEDSNSFLILNLYSMGFSAVIADNLIKDYFPDVKDRTYGELIVPEKSGKNLPLSIYIRFIRK, encoded by the coding sequence ATGCAATTACTCAGACCGCAGCATTGGAAAGATTATGAACTGATCGACTCGGGCGATTATGAAAAATTAGAACGTTTTGGTAAATACATTATCCGACGTCCCGAACCACAGGCAGTATGGCGTAAGTCTCTGCCCGATAAAGAGTGGGAGGACGCAGCCGATGCCACTTTCAAGAAGGAGAAAGGGAAGACTTCTCAAGATGGCAACGACAAAGGTGTTTGGGTACAAAAAAATGGAATGCCCGACCAATGGTTCATCAACTATCATTATAAGGAAATGAAGCTTCGGTTTCGTCTGGGGCTTACATCTTTCAAGCATGTAGGGGTGTTTCCTGAACAATCGGAGAATTGGGATTTCATATACGATACAGTTCGAAGCCTCAATGTTTCCGAACCAAAAGTATTGAATCTTTTTGCATATACAGGTGGGGCTTCAATTGCTGCTAAAAGTGCAGGAGCTGATGTGACGCATGTAGATTCTGTGAAGCAGGTAATCACGTGGTCACGTGAAAATATGGATGCTTCTGATCTGCATGATATACGCTGGATCGTAGAAGACGCACTTAAGTTTTGCCGCCGCGAAGTAAAAAGAGGTAAGAAATATAACGGGATAATACTAGACCCTCCTGCATATGGTCGTGGTCCTGATGGCGAGAAGTGGATATTGGAAGAGAATATAGCCGAAATAATGTCTCTTTGTTCGCAATTGCTGGAGGATTCCAATTCATTTCTTATACTAAATCTATACTCTATGGGCTTTTCGGCTGTGATAGCCGATAACCTTATAAAGGATTATTTTCCTGATGTCAAAGATCGCACCTACGGAGAACTGATTGTTCCTGAAAAATCCGGTAAAAATTTACCTCTGAGTATTTATATCCGTTTTATCAGAAAATAG
- a CDS encoding AsmA family protein, which translates to MKKALTIAGVVVVVLIVAMIAIPFLFKDKIKTAVLNAANEKLNATVDIKDFGLNLFSNFPNATLSLNNASVVGVGDFQKDTLLSAKSASVTIDLMSLFGSEYNISKINLDKASIYTKVLEDGRANWDIMKVDSTASASTESESAFKLNLKKITVNDCSFVYQNDSTKMKVTLNKWNGDLHGDFSASETTLNTNSTIGEVTFVMDGIPYLNKIQGVADATINANLDKMQFSFKESNLQLNDLKASIDGTFAMVGKDYEDMEFDLKLNAPDTQFKDILSLVPAMYTADFKDVKTSGTAKLEAYIKGLMHGDSYPAFDVKIMVNDAMFQYPSLPKAVNNINVAMVINSKGGSLDNMIIDISKFSFNLGGNPFSGSLNVSTPMSDPNLKAQANGTIDLGMIKDVYPLEKGTALNGKMIANLNVAARMSAIEKEQYENVSAAGSLKLSNMTYKSQDMQDVVINDAGLEFSPRYVNLSSLNLKIGKNDLSATGRLENFIAYALKDQTLKGQLNIKSNYLNANDFISSETAGTEETASSTTEDIIIPKNIDFVLNAALNQIVYGKMNITNMVGNMTVKNGVLTLNNVGANALGGSCKVSGTYDTSSPKTPKVNFDLALSKVSFAETFKSVESVQKFAPIFEKLGGTYSMNFKFNTSLGETIMQTLASLTGSGALQTNDVKIEGVEALTALSSSLKTDALKSFSTKDLNLPFTINNGKLNTKPFNVNFGNGGVMKLEGATGLDQSIDYKGTVTLPKSLANHYVSSVPITIGGTFTNPKIGIDTKALVAGAASSAVNELLGGEKGADVSAKVSEEKAKQIERIRSEADATATKLVAEAEKQSQALEEKAGSNPLAKAAAKAAGKKLVEEAKKQGQNLRDKAEEQIKKVEGTGN; encoded by the coding sequence ATGAAAAAAGCTCTAACTATTGCGGGTGTTGTTGTCGTTGTGCTTATAGTGGCTATGATAGCAATTCCTTTCTTGTTTAAAGATAAAATCAAAACTGCCGTATTGAATGCCGCAAACGAAAAACTAAACGCTACAGTGGATATTAAGGATTTTGGACTAAACTTGTTTTCCAATTTTCCTAATGCAACACTCTCCCTAAACAATGCTTCGGTAGTAGGTGTCGGAGACTTTCAGAAAGATACACTATTGAGTGCTAAATCGGCAAGTGTTACTATCGACTTGATGAGCCTTTTTGGCAGCGAATATAATATATCCAAAATCAATCTGGATAAGGCTTCTATATATACAAAAGTGCTTGAAGACGGACGTGCCAACTGGGATATAATGAAGGTTGACTCTACTGCATCTGCTTCAACCGAAAGTGAATCTGCTTTCAAACTCAATTTGAAAAAAATTACGGTCAACGATTGTAGTTTTGTTTATCAGAACGATTCTACAAAGATGAAAGTGACACTTAATAAATGGAATGGAGACCTGCATGGCGATTTTTCAGCTAGCGAAACAACATTAAATACGAATTCTACTATCGGCGAAGTTACATTTGTTATGGATGGCATTCCATATTTGAATAAAATACAAGGTGTGGCAGATGCTACCATCAATGCTAATCTTGATAAGATGCAATTCTCCTTTAAAGAAAGTAACCTACAACTAAATGATCTTAAAGCATCTATTGACGGTACTTTTGCTATGGTGGGCAAGGATTATGAAGATATGGAGTTCGATCTTAAGCTGAATGCGCCGGATACCCAATTTAAAGATATCTTATCTCTTGTTCCGGCTATGTATACAGCCGATTTTAAAGATGTGAAAACGTCAGGAACTGCAAAGTTGGAGGCATATATCAAAGGTCTTATGCATGGTGATAGTTATCCAGCGTTTGATGTAAAGATAATGGTGAACGATGCGATGTTCCAATACCCTTCTTTACCCAAAGCTGTTAATAATATAAATGTTGCTATGGTGATAAACAGTAAAGGAGGCTCGTTAGATAATATGATTATTGATATCAGCAAGTTTAGTTTCAATTTGGGAGGTAATCCTTTCTCGGGAAGCCTGAATGTGTCCACTCCGATGAGCGATCCCAATCTGAAAGCTCAGGCAAATGGTACGATTGATTTAGGTATGATTAAAGATGTATATCCGTTAGAAAAAGGAACAGCTTTAAATGGTAAGATGATTGCTAATCTGAATGTTGCAGCTCGGATGTCTGCAATCGAAAAAGAACAATATGAGAATGTGTCGGCAGCAGGCAGTTTGAAATTGAGCAATATGACTTATAAGTCTCAAGACATGCAAGATGTGGTGATTAACGATGCCGGATTGGAATTTTCGCCACGCTATGTAAATCTATCGTCACTGAACCTGAAGATTGGTAAAAATGATCTGTCAGCTACAGGACGACTCGAAAATTTTATTGCTTATGCATTGAAAGATCAAACACTGAAAGGTCAGTTGAATATAAAATCAAACTATCTGAATGCGAATGATTTTATCAGTAGCGAAACTGCCGGAACAGAAGAAACAGCATCATCAACAACAGAAGACATTATTATTCCTAAAAATATAGATTTTGTATTGAACGCCGCCCTCAACCAAATTGTATATGGAAAAATGAACATTACAAATATGGTTGGCAATATGACTGTTAAAAATGGAGTGCTTACTCTTAATAATGTTGGAGCTAATGCTTTGGGTGGTTCTTGTAAGGTTAGCGGAACGTATGATACATCAAGCCCTAAAACTCCGAAGGTTAACTTTGATCTGGCTTTATCGAAAGTATCGTTTGCTGAAACATTCAAGTCGGTCGAATCAGTGCAAAAATTTGCTCCTATATTCGAAAAATTAGGAGGAACATATTCTATGAACTTCAAATTTAATACATCTTTAGGTGAGACAATTATGCAGACTTTAGCAAGTCTTACTGGTAGTGGTGCATTACAAACCAATGATGTAAAGATAGAAGGTGTTGAGGCTTTGACCGCTTTGTCTTCTTCATTGAAGACTGATGCTTTGAAGTCATTCTCCACAAAAGATTTGAATTTGCCGTTTACTATAAATAATGGAAAACTGAATACAAAGCCTTTCAATGTAAACTTTGGCAATGGTGGCGTTATGAAATTAGAGGGGGCAACAGGTCTTGATCAAAGCATCGACTACAAAGGCACTGTTACGCTTCCTAAATCGTTGGCAAACCATTACGTGTCGTCTGTGCCGATTACAATAGGCGGTACATTTACAAATCCCAAAATTGGAATAGACACCAAGGCGTTGGTTGCCGGAGCTGCTTCGTCTGCCGTAAATGAGCTTTTGGGTGGAGAGAAAGGAGCTGATGTTTCAGCGAAGGTGTCTGAAGAAAAAGCGAAACAAATAGAAAGGATTAGATCGGAAGCGGATGCGACGGCAACAAAGTTGGTGGCTGAGGCTGAGAAACAATCACAGGCTTTGGAAGAAAAGGCAGGAAGTAATCCTCTTGCAAAAGCCGCAGCTAAGGCGGCAGGAAAGAAGCTTGTAGAAGAAGCTAAAAAGCAAGGTCAGAACTTGAGAGATAAAGCCGAAGAACAAATAAAGAAAGTAGAAGGCACCGGTAACTGA
- a CDS encoding efflux transporter outer membrane subunit, whose protein sequence is MNKLTYILLISTVLFSSCKIGQKYEQPEMNIPQAFDAKITNEGNASDIGWSALYKDSVLQGLITKALDHNKDMLIAAARIKEMAANKRISFANLFPEVGAEVAGQKEYLNYGGDSKKYSPELRANLNVSWELDIWGKLRWANEAGVAAYLQTVEAQKAMHLTIVAQVAQAYFELKALDKELTIVKQTLDARREGVRFAKLRYEGGLTSEIPYRQSLVELARTETLIPNLENEIKLKENDLFVLVGEFPIGNIPRGKDDISHLQVPASLPIDLPSSLLKRRPDMIQAEQKLIEANAKVGMAYTDMFPSLRLTGRLGGENTELTDFLKSPTWFISGVLTGPIFNMGKNKARHNAAKAAYEQEVYSYEKSVLNVFKEVNNSIITFNKMKEVYLSQEALYNSANSYHELAKLQYVNGAVKYIDVLDAQRQLFDAEIALNNATLNELYSLVALYKALGGGLNRD, encoded by the coding sequence ATGAATAAACTTACATATATACTACTCATTTCCACAGTATTATTCTCATCTTGTAAAATAGGTCAGAAATACGAACAGCCGGAAATGAATATACCTCAGGCATTTGATGCAAAAATAACGAATGAGGGAAATGCTTCTGACATCGGATGGAGTGCCCTATATAAGGATTCTGTATTGCAAGGACTCATCACAAAAGCTCTCGACCACAACAAAGACATGCTCATAGCGGCTGCCCGTATAAAAGAAATGGCTGCAAACAAACGGATATCATTTGCAAACCTATTCCCTGAAGTAGGGGCTGAAGTCGCAGGACAAAAGGAATATCTGAACTATGGAGGCGATTCGAAGAAATATTCACCTGAGCTTAGAGCCAATCTTAATGTATCGTGGGAGTTGGATATATGGGGCAAACTGAGATGGGCCAACGAAGCCGGAGTTGCTGCATATCTGCAAACGGTAGAAGCGCAAAAAGCTATGCACTTAACCATTGTGGCACAGGTTGCTCAGGCATATTTTGAATTAAAAGCATTAGATAAAGAGCTTACAATAGTGAAACAGACTCTGGATGCCAGACGTGAAGGAGTTCGTTTTGCCAAATTGCGCTACGAAGGTGGTTTGACATCTGAAATACCATACAGGCAAAGCCTTGTTGAACTTGCCCGTACCGAAACGCTGATTCCAAATCTCGAAAATGAGATAAAGCTGAAAGAGAATGACCTTTTTGTACTCGTTGGAGAATTTCCCATCGGAAACATTCCCAGAGGGAAAGATGACATTAGCCACCTGCAAGTTCCAGCCAGCCTACCTATCGACTTACCGTCGTCGCTACTGAAACGCCGTCCGGATATGATACAGGCAGAGCAAAAGCTGATAGAGGCTAATGCTAAAGTAGGGATGGCCTACACGGATATGTTTCCTTCGTTAAGACTTACAGGGCGTTTAGGTGGAGAAAATACCGAACTGACAGACTTTCTTAAAAGTCCGACATGGTTTATCTCGGGAGTACTTACCGGCCCTATATTCAATATGGGCAAAAACAAAGCAAGACATAATGCGGCAAAGGCTGCATACGAGCAAGAAGTATATAGCTACGAAAAATCTGTATTGAATGTATTTAAGGAAGTAAACAACTCTATCATTACGTTCAATAAAATGAAAGAGGTATATCTGTCACAAGAAGCTTTATACAATTCAGCTAACTCTTATCACGAGCTGGCTAAGTTACAATATGTAAACGGAGCTGTTAAGTATATCGATGTCCTGGATGCACAACGTCAGTTGTTCGATGCCGAGATAGCTTTGAATAATGCTACGTTAAACGAACTCTATTCGTTAGTTGCTCTCTACAAAGCATTGGGCGGAGGGCTTAATAGGGACTAA
- a CDS encoding efflux RND transporter permease subunit, giving the protein MKPGLFIDRPVLSTVLSLLIVIIGIIGLVLLPIEQYPQITPPVVKIGASYPGANATTVSQAVATPIEQELNGTPGMIYMESSSSNSGGLSITVTFDVNTNADLAAVEIQNRVKLAESRLPAEVLQGGISVEKQAPGQLMTIALTSDDPKYDEIYLSNYATINILDVIRRIPGVGRVSNVGSRYYGMQIWVYPDRLASFGLTIKDLQDALKDQNRESAAGELGKQPIVHVDVTMPITAQGRLSTVSEFEDIVVKANNDGSFIRMRDVARVSLEASSYSTESGLNGKYATMLSIYLLPGANAMEVADEIKAAMGNIKQDFPEGLDYLVPFDMTEYIGESIHEVYKTLFEALTLVIIVVFLSLQNWRAAIIPIVAVPISLIGTFGFMLMMGFSLNMLTLLGLVLAIGIVVDDAIVVVENVERIMEQKGVNAREATHRAMKELTGALIATSLVLAAVFVPVSFLDGITGALYRQFSVTIVVSVLISAVVALTLSPAMCAIILKPSKKKKHFIFRKINIWLGNGNKKYANILLKVINNPRRTMAAFGMVLVFIFVLNKIVPTSFIPQEDQGYFTVELEMPEGTTLERMRTVTDRAVAYLDNHEAVKYVQNVTGSSPRVGTNQGRTTLTVILKPWKERSTGVDQVMRDAQKEFYNYPEIRAFVSRPPVIPGLGSAGGVEMKLQARSDAQWDDLVAASDTFMYYANKSKIISNVSSSLQSEIPQLYFDVDRDQAMLLGVPMSDIFSTMKAYLGSVYVNDFNMFNRIYKVYIQADQSYRATASDINLFFVKTKSGDMVPLTALGKTSYTTGPGNISRFNMYTSASMQVTPSAGHSSGQAMSEIVNIAKEHLPANIGVAWSGLSFQEQKASGQTGTVLILVLIFVFLFLAALYESWTVPISVILSLPIAALGAFIGIWILGLDNDVYFQIGLVTLIGLAAKNAILIVEFAKIQVDAGMQPIFAAMQAAKLRFRPILMTSLAFVLGMLPMVIASGPGSASRHSIGTGVFFGMIVAITLGIILVPFFFVIVYKVKDKFKIPELKFPKFPKIKKLIKRDNNE; this is encoded by the coding sequence ATGAAGCCGGGATTATTTATAGACAGGCCTGTACTTTCTACCGTTTTATCCTTACTGATTGTTATTATAGGTATCATTGGGCTCGTATTATTGCCGATAGAACAGTATCCGCAAATAACGCCTCCCGTTGTAAAAATAGGAGCTTCTTACCCGGGAGCAAATGCCACAACAGTTTCTCAAGCAGTGGCAACACCCATCGAACAAGAGTTGAACGGTACGCCCGGTATGATATATATGGAATCAAGCAGTTCCAACTCGGGAGGACTATCCATCACCGTTACGTTTGATGTAAATACCAATGCTGACCTCGCGGCAGTAGAAATACAAAACAGGGTAAAGTTAGCCGAAAGTCGTTTACCGGCTGAAGTACTACAAGGTGGCATTTCTGTTGAAAAGCAAGCACCCGGACAATTGATGACTATTGCTTTGACATCTGACGACCCTAAATATGACGAGATATACTTAAGCAACTATGCAACTATAAATATACTGGACGTTATCAGGCGTATACCCGGAGTGGGGCGTGTTTCGAATGTCGGTAGCCGATATTATGGTATGCAAATATGGGTATATCCGGACAGGCTCGCCAGTTTTGGACTAACAATCAAAGATTTACAAGATGCTCTAAAAGATCAGAATAGAGAATCTGCTGCGGGCGAACTCGGTAAACAACCGATAGTCCACGTAGATGTGACTATGCCTATCACAGCACAAGGACGTTTGTCTACAGTGAGTGAATTCGAAGATATTGTAGTGAAAGCCAACAACGATGGTTCGTTCATACGCATGAGAGATGTTGCAAGAGTCTCTCTGGAGGCATCATCATATAGTACCGAGAGTGGGTTGAACGGTAAATATGCAACCATGTTGAGCATCTATCTCCTTCCCGGTGCTAATGCGATGGAAGTAGCGGATGAAATAAAGGCAGCCATGGGAAATATAAAACAAGATTTCCCCGAGGGCTTAGATTATCTAGTACCTTTCGATATGACAGAATACATCGGAGAATCTATTCACGAAGTTTATAAAACATTGTTCGAAGCTCTGACGCTTGTTATTATAGTAGTATTCCTTTCGTTACAAAATTGGCGTGCGGCTATTATCCCGATAGTTGCCGTGCCTATTTCCTTGATCGGCACATTCGGATTTATGCTTATGATGGGATTCTCCCTTAATATGCTGACTCTCCTAGGATTGGTTTTGGCGATCGGTATTGTTGTGGATGATGCGATTGTCGTCGTCGAGAACGTAGAACGTATTATGGAACAGAAGGGGGTAAATGCACGGGAAGCCACACACAGGGCAATGAAAGAGCTGACAGGCGCTTTGATTGCCACATCGTTAGTATTGGCTGCTGTATTCGTTCCGGTAAGCTTCCTTGATGGAATAACAGGAGCACTCTACAGGCAATTTTCTGTAACCATTGTCGTATCGGTACTTATATCTGCAGTAGTAGCCCTAACCCTTAGCCCTGCCATGTGTGCAATAATATTAAAGCCATCGAAAAAGAAAAAACACTTTATCTTTCGTAAAATAAATATCTGGCTAGGGAATGGCAATAAGAAATATGCCAATATCTTACTAAAGGTTATAAACAACCCTAGACGTACGATGGCAGCATTTGGAATGGTACTTGTATTTATTTTCGTATTGAATAAAATAGTTCCTACCAGTTTCATTCCGCAAGAAGATCAAGGTTATTTTACCGTAGAGCTTGAAATGCCCGAAGGAACAACACTCGAGCGTATGCGAACAGTTACGGATAGAGCAGTAGCTTATCTTGACAATCATGAAGCGGTAAAATATGTGCAAAATGTAACAGGATCAAGCCCTCGTGTAGGAACCAATCAGGGACGCACAACGTTGACGGTTATCCTTAAACCGTGGAAAGAAAGAAGTACGGGAGTGGATCAAGTGATGCGTGATGCTCAAAAAGAATTCTACAATTACCCCGAAATAAGAGCATTTGTAAGTCGTCCTCCCGTCATTCCGGGACTCGGATCGGCTGGAGGTGTAGAGATGAAACTTCAAGCTCGCTCCGATGCTCAGTGGGATGATCTGGTGGCTGCGTCTGATACTTTTATGTATTATGCCAATAAGTCTAAGATCATTTCAAATGTTTCTTCTTCTCTACAATCTGAAATACCTCAACTATATTTTGACGTGGATCGAGATCAGGCAATGCTACTCGGAGTGCCAATGTCTGATATTTTCTCTACAATGAAAGCCTATCTGGGGTCAGTATATGTAAATGACTTTAATATGTTTAACCGCATATACAAAGTATACATTCAGGCTGATCAATCATACAGGGCAACAGCCAGCGATATTAATCTATTTTTCGTAAAAACGAAAAGCGGCGACATGGTTCCGCTTACAGCTTTGGGTAAAACAAGCTATACTACAGGACCGGGGAATATCTCACGCTTCAATATGTACACATCGGCATCTATGCAGGTTACCCCTTCGGCAGGACATAGCTCGGGACAAGCGATGAGCGAAATTGTAAACATCGCAAAAGAACACCTACCCGCCAACATTGGGGTAGCGTGGAGCGGTCTCTCTTTTCAGGAACAAAAGGCCAGCGGGCAAACAGGTACAGTTTTAATACTGGTTCTAATATTTGTATTCTTGTTTTTGGCTGCATTATACGAAAGTTGGACTGTACCAATTTCCGTGATATTATCCTTACCCATTGCTGCACTAGGAGCATTTATTGGCATATGGATATTAGGACTGGATAATGATGTATATTTTCAGATTGGACTCGTAACCTTAATAGGATTAGCCGCTAAAAATGCTATCCTTATAGTAGAATTTGCCAAGATACAGGTCGATGCAGGTATGCAACCCATATTTGCGGCAATGCAGGCAGCCAAATTACGTTTCCGCCCGATATTGATGACATCTTTAGCATTCGTACTCGGTATGTTACCGATGGTAATAGCTTCCGGCCCGGGATCAGCCAGTAGGCATTCGATAGGAACAGGTGTATTTTTCGGTATGATTGTAGCTATTACATTAGGAATAATACTTGTCCCATTCTTCTTTGTGATAGTATATAAAGTAAAGGATAAGTTCAAGATTCCGGAACTTAAGTTTCCTAAATTCCCCAAAATAAAGAAACTTATAAAAAGAGATAACAATGAATAA
- a CDS encoding efflux RND transporter periplasmic adaptor subunit encodes MNNIRSILSITLLSTLLLCACKKTQVEAPIVEVETVTTDNFEIYGEYVGLIKASRNVEIHARVEGFLEKMTFNEGKGVKAGEPLFYINDRTYKAKVEKAKAKLKRDEAQALKAESDLKRIEPLYNQNAASRLDLDNAVAALNMSKADVAMSKADLEQAELELSYTVVRSPLSGYISERYVDIGTLVGNSKSLLATVVKRDTVLVDFKLTSLDYLRSQRRNVHLGELDTTRSWQPTVTVTLADNSVYSEKGIVDFASPLVDPKTGTFGVRAVLPNPNQVLLPGQFTRVKLLLNVLENIVVIPRKAISIEKGGAHIFVIRPDNIVEKRYVETGPEHDNKIVVIRGLSPNEHIVVEGYQKLTHGQKVISRSTKEEAKIEALEKADEKKKEDKK; translated from the coding sequence ATGAATAACATAAGAAGTATTTTATCTATCACCTTACTTAGTACATTACTACTATGCGCATGTAAAAAAACTCAAGTCGAGGCTCCAATTGTTGAAGTTGAAACTGTAACAACAGATAATTTCGAAATATACGGAGAATACGTAGGTCTTATTAAAGCATCACGCAATGTGGAAATTCATGCACGTGTAGAAGGATTCCTCGAAAAGATGACCTTTAATGAAGGAAAAGGAGTGAAAGCGGGAGAGCCTTTATTTTACATTAACGACAGAACTTACAAAGCTAAAGTTGAAAAAGCAAAAGCAAAGCTCAAAAGAGATGAAGCGCAAGCTCTAAAAGCAGAAAGCGATCTCAAAAGGATAGAACCTTTATATAATCAAAATGCTGCCAGCAGGCTAGACCTTGACAATGCAGTAGCTGCACTGAATATGTCGAAGGCTGATGTAGCAATGAGTAAAGCCGACTTGGAACAAGCCGAGCTGGAATTAAGCTATACAGTGGTACGGTCTCCCCTATCCGGCTATATTAGTGAGCGGTATGTAGACATAGGCACTTTGGTAGGAAATTCGAAGTCGTTATTGGCTACAGTAGTTAAAAGAGATACCGTATTGGTCGATTTCAAACTTACTTCTCTCGACTATCTAAGAAGTCAACGCAGGAATGTGCATTTAGGAGAACTGGATACAACCCGGTCGTGGCAGCCAACTGTTACTGTTACACTTGCCGATAACTCTGTATACAGCGAAAAAGGAATTGTAGACTTTGCATCCCCCCTTGTTGACCCTAAAACAGGAACTTTTGGCGTTCGTGCTGTATTGCCTAATCCCAATCAGGTTCTTCTACCGGGACAATTCACGCGTGTAAAACTATTACTAAATGTATTGGAGAATATTGTCGTTATCCCCCGCAAAGCTATTTCGATAGAAAAAGGAGGAGCTCATATATTCGTTATACGTCCGGACAATATAGTGGAAAAACGCTATGTAGAGACCGGCCCCGAACATGATAATAAGATAGTCGTTATCCGTGGATTGAGTCCGAATGAGCACATTGTTGTAGAAGGATATCAAAAGCTTACTCACGGACAAAAGGTTATATCGAGGAGTACTAAAGAGGAAGCAAAAATAGAGGCTCTCGAGAAAGCAGATGAAAAGAAGAAGGAGGATAAAAAATGA